A genomic window from Pelagicoccus albus includes:
- a CDS encoding FecR family protein produces the protein MSDESKPSDPRREERIKEEASEWIAKHDRGITAQEQDAFFDWLAEDPDHAAVYREREAVWRSMDLLAQWRPEHSLEPNPDLLAVPEKRASVVWYRFVSGLAAVLAMTLLVWNFVSDGDDGAVTLLASGESARFYEHHVLEDGSIVELNRGAQVSVRFLDDKRLIDLLSGEAHFTVAKDVNRPFVVRARGAVVQAVGTAFNVSLNPDQVEVIVTEGRVLMNPSIATTNESIVEEKEPLVRKLHAGQFSVVALNKEPVAPVVQDVEEEEISQRLAWKNEMLDFTDTPLSEVILEFNRRNHTQIVIADVALNAIPVTAAFRPNRLDEFVELLVLTDHVRAERVGLSKIILHSGE, from the coding sequence ATGAGTGACGAGAGCAAACCGTCCGATCCTCGAAGAGAGGAACGAATTAAAGAAGAGGCCTCTGAATGGATCGCCAAACACGATCGCGGCATCACCGCTCAAGAGCAGGACGCATTTTTCGACTGGCTGGCCGAAGATCCGGATCATGCTGCGGTTTATCGTGAACGCGAAGCGGTGTGGCGCTCCATGGACTTGCTGGCGCAGTGGCGTCCCGAGCACAGCTTAGAGCCTAACCCCGATCTTTTGGCAGTGCCGGAAAAACGGGCCAGCGTGGTCTGGTATCGGTTCGTTTCTGGCTTGGCCGCTGTTTTAGCGATGACCTTGCTCGTTTGGAATTTCGTTTCCGACGGCGATGACGGTGCTGTAACTTTGCTCGCATCAGGCGAATCGGCTCGTTTCTACGAGCACCACGTATTGGAGGATGGCTCCATCGTCGAACTCAACCGCGGGGCGCAAGTTTCCGTACGCTTTCTCGATGATAAGCGTTTGATCGATCTCCTTTCTGGGGAGGCCCATTTCACGGTGGCGAAGGATGTCAATCGTCCCTTCGTTGTTCGTGCCCGCGGGGCAGTGGTTCAGGCGGTTGGCACTGCCTTTAACGTATCCTTAAACCCTGACCAAGTGGAAGTGATTGTGACCGAAGGGCGGGTACTTATGAATCCGTCAATCGCAACTACCAACGAAAGCATCGTCGAGGAGAAAGAGCCTCTAGTACGCAAGCTGCATGCTGGCCAGTTTTCAGTGGTCGCTCTCAACAAGGAACCAGTGGCTCCAGTCGTCCAAGATGTTGAGGAGGAAGAAATTTCGCAAAGACTGGCATGGAAAAACGAAATGTTAGATTTTACGGATACGCCCCTATCCGAAGTTATCCTCGAGTTTAATCGTCGTAATCATACGCAGATTGTGATCGCCGACGTTGCCTTAAATGCGATTCCGGTTACAGCTGCCTTTCGTCCGAATCGCCTTGATGAGTTTGTTGAGCTCCTTGTCTTAACAGACCACGTAAGGGCGGAGCGAGTAGGCTTATCCAAAATCATACTACACAGCGGCGAATAG